A single Oryctolagus cuniculus chromosome 16, mOryCun1.1, whole genome shotgun sequence DNA region contains:
- the TAC1 gene encoding protachykinin-1 preproprotein (The RefSeq protein has 1 substitution compared to this genomic sequence) has product MKILVALAVLALVSTQLFAEDIRANDDLNYWSDWSDSDQIKEELPEPFEHLLQRIARRPKPQQFFGLMGKRDAGHGQISHKRHKTDSFVGLMGKRALNSVAYERSAMQNYERRRK; this is encoded by the exons ATGAAAATCCTCGTGGCCCTGGCAGTCCTGGCTCTCGTCTCCACCCAACTGTCTGCGGAAGACATCCGAGCCAACGATGATCTAAATTATTGGTCCGACTGGTCCGACAGCGACCAGATCAAG GAGGAGCTGCCCGAGCCCTTCGAGCACCTGCTGCAGAGAATCGCCCGGAGACCCAAGCCTCAGCAGTTCTTTGGATTAATGGGCAAACGGGATGCTG GACACGGCCAGATTTCTCACAAAA GGCATAAAACAGATTCCTTTGTTGGACTAATGGGCAAAAGAGCTTTAAATTCTG TGGCTTATGAACGGAGTGCCATGCAGAATTACGAGAGAAGACGTAAATAA
- the TAC1 gene encoding protachykinin-1 isoform X2 translates to MKILVALAVLALVSTQLSAEDIRANDDLNYWSDWSDSDQIKEELPEPFEHLLQRIARRPKPQQFFGLMGKRDAGHGQISHKRHKTDSFVGLMGKRALNSVAYERSAMQNYERRRK, encoded by the exons ATGAAAATCCTCGTGGCCCTGGCAGTCCTGGCTCTCGTCTCCACCCAACTGTCTGCGGAAGACATCCGAGCCAACGATGATCTAAATTATTGGTCCGACTGGTCCGACAGCGACCAGATCAAG GAGGAGCTGCCCGAGCCCTTCGAGCACCTGCTGCAGAGAATCGCCCGGAGACCCAAGCCTCAGCAGTTCTTTGGATTAATGGGCAAACGGGATGCTG GACACGGCCAGATTTCTCACAAAA GGCATAAAACAGATTCCTTTGTTGGACTAATGGGCAAAAGAGCTTTAAATTCTG TGGCTTATGAACGGAGTGCCATGCAGAATTACGAGAGAAGACGTAAATAA
- the TAC1 gene encoding protachykinin-1 isoform X4, which yields MKILVALAVLALVSTQLSAEDIRANDDLNYWSDWSDSDQIKEELPEPFEHLLQRIARRPKPQQFFGLMGKRDAGHGQISHKMAYERSAMQNYERRRK from the exons ATGAAAATCCTCGTGGCCCTGGCAGTCCTGGCTCTCGTCTCCACCCAACTGTCTGCGGAAGACATCCGAGCCAACGATGATCTAAATTATTGGTCCGACTGGTCCGACAGCGACCAGATCAAG GAGGAGCTGCCCGAGCCCTTCGAGCACCTGCTGCAGAGAATCGCCCGGAGACCCAAGCCTCAGCAGTTCTTTGGATTAATGGGCAAACGGGATGCTG GACACGGCCAGATTTCTCACAAAA TGGCTTATGAACGGAGTGCCATGCAGAATTACGAGAGAAGACGTAAATAA
- the TAC1 gene encoding protachykinin-1 isoform X3, translating into MKILVALAVLALVSTQLSAEDIRANDDLNYWSDWSDSDQIKEELPEPFEHLLQRIARRPKPQQFFGLMGKRDADSSIEKQVALLKALYGHGQISHKMAYERSAMQNYERRRK; encoded by the exons ATGAAAATCCTCGTGGCCCTGGCAGTCCTGGCTCTCGTCTCCACCCAACTGTCTGCGGAAGACATCCGAGCCAACGATGATCTAAATTATTGGTCCGACTGGTCCGACAGCGACCAGATCAAG GAGGAGCTGCCCGAGCCCTTCGAGCACCTGCTGCAGAGAATCGCCCGGAGACCCAAGCCTCAGCAGTTCTTTGGATTAATGGGCAAACGGGATGCTG ATTCCTCAATTGAAAAACAAGTGGCCCTGTTAAAGGCTCTTTATG GACACGGCCAGATTTCTCACAAAA TGGCTTATGAACGGAGTGCCATGCAGAATTACGAGAGAAGACGTAAATAA
- the TAC1 gene encoding protachykinin-1 isoform X1 has protein sequence MKILVALAVLALVSTQLSAEDIRANDDLNYWSDWSDSDQIKEELPEPFEHLLQRIARRPKPQQFFGLMGKRDADSSIEKQVALLKALYGHGQISHKRHKTDSFVGLMGKRALNSVAYERSAMQNYERRRK, from the exons ATGAAAATCCTCGTGGCCCTGGCAGTCCTGGCTCTCGTCTCCACCCAACTGTCTGCGGAAGACATCCGAGCCAACGATGATCTAAATTATTGGTCCGACTGGTCCGACAGCGACCAGATCAAG GAGGAGCTGCCCGAGCCCTTCGAGCACCTGCTGCAGAGAATCGCCCGGAGACCCAAGCCTCAGCAGTTCTTTGGATTAATGGGCAAACGGGATGCTG ATTCCTCAATTGAAAAACAAGTGGCCCTGTTAAAGGCTCTTTATG GACACGGCCAGATTTCTCACAAAA GGCATAAAACAGATTCCTTTGTTGGACTAATGGGCAAAAGAGCTTTAAATTCTG TGGCTTATGAACGGAGTGCCATGCAGAATTACGAGAGAAGACGTAAATAA